One Scylla paramamosain isolate STU-SP2022 chromosome 5, ASM3559412v1, whole genome shotgun sequence genomic region harbors:
- the LOC135100893 gene encoding ELKS/Rab6-interacting/CAST family member 1-like isoform X3: protein MSRDVYGGGGGGGGVPSSRSPRPQRRDLNSDPYYLDQGGHHRAHSPQPSAAARRSRSATRAVSPTLALDHGGAYMDPHATMEADRRSGSAPGTHHRSRSQNRSNVGRNYHSLDREVHDREFMPIRDPRDRSMERGGAMDLHGVQGGHMTRRDRSLDRGPMLEDDLYRDHHSMGRSRASPNPDLSGRHGQTAMGSMTRDSYFSEVQMHNTDLQKELGNLKKELELTNQKLGSSMHSIKTFWSPELKKERALRKEESAKYSLINDQLKLLNSENQI, encoded by the coding sequence ATGTCTCGTGACGTgtatggtggaggtggtgggggaggcGGGGTGCCGAGCAGCCGGTCGCCCCGGCCCCAGCGTCGCGACCTGAACTCCGACCCTTACTACCTGGACCAGGGCGGCCACCACCGCGCCCACAGCCCCCAGCCGTCAGCAGCCGCGCGCCGCAGCCGCTCCGCCACCCGCGCCGTCTCCCCAACCCTGGCGCTGGATCACGGCGGGGCATACATGGACCCCCACGCCACCATGGAAGCGGACCGCCGCAGCGGATCAGCACCAGGAACTCACCACCGCAGCCGCAGCCAGAACAGAAGTAACGTGGGCCGCAACTACCATTCTCTGGACCGTGAGGTGCACGACCGTGAGTTTATGCCCATCCGTGATCCCCGCGACCGCAGCATGGAGCGTGGGGGCGCCATGGACCTCCACGGGGTGCAAGGGGGCCATATGACCCGCCGTGATCGTTCGCTGGACCGCGGGCCAATGTTAGAGGACGACCTATATCGGGACCACCACTCGATGGGAAGATCTCGGGCCAGCCCCAATCCGGACCTGAGTGGGCGCCATGGGCAGACCGCGATGGGCAGCATGACCCGCGACTCTTACTTCTCCGAGGTACAGATGCACAATACTGACCTCCAAAAAGAACTCGGAAACCTTAAAAAAGAACTTGAACTGACTAATCAGAAACTAGGCTCGTCGATGCACTCGATAAAGACCTTCTGGTCGCCCGAGCTCAAAAAGGAGCGGGCCctcaggaaggaggagagtgcCAAGTACTCTCTCATCAACGACCAGCTGAAGCTCCTCAACTCCGAGAACCAG